The following proteins are encoded in a genomic region of Periophthalmus magnuspinnatus isolate fPerMag1 chromosome 10, fPerMag1.2.pri, whole genome shotgun sequence:
- the LOC117378176 gene encoding uncharacterized protein LOC117378176, which produces MSFVNTTLLIILEQRHHTFYVKQIPQASVTLGRPVQLQCSLVSKNSSTLQCPSKRNVHWFRSGAGESPGSIIYTYEEQTEEQNQRRCVYSLSTTIQDVNDTGTYYCAVTTCGHILFGPGTRVEISPDLLPVCLALGVLLLCSAVINAVMFCLYRKAAARKDVIPASSSFELMNTVMEDPSNNEEGKEAGVNYVALEFPQRKVKRSNMKNGSQPECFYSATREYT; this is translated from the exons ATGAGTTTTGTCAATACGACTCTTTTGATCATTCTTG AACAACGGCATCACACTTTCTATGTGAAACAAATCCCACAAGCATCAGTCACTCTGGGACGTCCAGTGCAGCTCCAGTGTTCTCTTGTGTCCAAGAACAGCTCCACACTGCAGTGTCCTTCTAAACGTAACGTGCACTGGTTCAGATCTGGAGCAGGAGAATCTCCAGGCAGCATCATCTACACTTATGAAGagcagactgaggagcagaaccagaggagatgTGTCTACAGTCTGTCCACAACTATACAGGACGTCAATGATACTGGGACGTACTACTGCGCCGTGACCACATGTGGACATATCCTGTTTGGACCAGGGACAAGAGTGGAGATAAGCCCAG ATTTGCTGCCAGTTTGTTTGGCCCTTGGGGTcctgctgctctgctctgctgtcaTCAATGCTGTGATGTTCTGCCTATACCGAAAAGCTGCTGCTCGCAAAG atgtaATACCTGCTTCCAGCTCCTTTGAACTCATGAACACAGTTATGGAGGATCCATCCAACAATGAG GAGGGCAAAGAAGCAGGTGTCAACTATGTCGCTCTGGAGTTTCCTCAGAGAAAAGTGAAGAGATCAAACATGAAAAATGGATCACAGCCAGAATGTTTCTACTCAGCCACCAGGGAATATACTTGA
- the gpc2 gene encoding glypican-2, which yields MPKLSFLQCSAETTLFCFQALPAGVLSKMHFPWAFIHCPLAVLLWTAPVLLGAGQRVSALRGCADTRQVYAEKGYSTANAPVSQISGEHLRLCPQDYTCCSSHMEETLALQSERDFLKAVEDGSQFLLTTFTQRHRRFDEFFRELIDLSEKSMNQMFTKTYGRLFTQNSHVFQELFVELRSYYSGGSVSLSEVLSDFWARLVERVFSLVNPQYHFTEDYLECVSKHAEQLQPFGDVPRKLRIQISRAFIAARALSQGLATGRDIVNKATKLTADPECVRGLMRQWYCPLCRGMTSLRPCHSLCLNVMKGCLANQADLGTEWNNFIDVLYQVAEKLEGPFNIELAADSISIKVSEAIMHMQENSVSISSKVFQGCGNPRPTRSKRSSKDSEGNRRPFRTYTPEEKPTTAAGTNLDRLVTELKERLRPMQGFWVSLPHTICSEEKMAADVTNEDRCWNGQTRGRYLPDVTGDGLINQINNPEVEVDTSRPDVRTRQLIMELRMASNKLKHALTGQDMDFVDNEGEEGSGSGGGEHIERYNDDWPGYGPHSPSFNKPPHNSNPVKPSRNRDRNGSKWNKSGHGRAKSASCLPTLSGLPLLCLPFMANIAPIWR from the exons ATGCCTAAACTGTCATTTCTTCAGTGTTCA GCAGAGACAACGCTGTTCTGTTTCCAAGCTCTTCCTGCGGGTGTCCTGAGTAAAATGCATTTTCCGTGGGCTTTCATACACTGTCCCCTCGCAGTGCTTCTGTGGACTGCACCTGTCCTGCTGGGGGCAGGACAGCGGGTCTCTGCGCTCCGAGGCTGCGCTGACACGCGGCAGGTGTACGCGGAGAAGGGCTACAGCACTGCCAACGCTCCGGTCTCTCAGATCTCCG GTGAGCACTTACGGCTGTGCCCTCAGGACTACACCTGCTGCTCCAGTCACATGGAGGAGACTCTCGCCCTTCAAAGTGAGAGGGACTTCCTCAAAGCAGTGGAAGATGGCAGCCAGTTTCTGCTGACtacttttacacagagacatCGTAGGTTTGATG AGTTTTTCAGAGAGCTTATAGACCTGTCGGAGAAGTCAATGAACCAGATGTTTACCAAGACGTATGGGAGACTCTTCACTCAGAACTCTCACGTTTTCCAGGAGCTGTTTGTGGAGCTGCGCAGTTATTATTCAG GGGGCAGTGTAAGTCTCTCTGAGGTCCTGTCTGACTTCTGGGCCCGTCTGGTGGAGAGGGTCTTCTCTCTGGTCAATCCCCAGTATCATTTCACAGAGGACTACTTGGAGTGTGTCAGCAAACACGCAGAACAACTACAGCCTTTTGGAGATGTGCCACGCAAGCTGCGCATCCAA ATTTCAAGAGCTTTTATTGCAGCTAGAGCTCTCTCACAAGGCTTGGCAACAGGCCGGGATATTGTCAACAAAGCAACAAAA TTGACAGCAGATCCAGAGTGTGTGCGTGGTCTGATGCGCCAGTGGTACTGCCCCCTGTGTCGTGGGATGACCTCACTGCGGCCCTGCCACTCTCTGTGTCTGAACGTGATGAAGGGCTGCCTGGCCAATCAAGCTGATCTGGGCACCGAGTGGAACAATTTTATTG ATGTTCTGTACCAAGTTGCTGAGAAGTTGGAAGGGCCATTTAACATAGAACTTGCAGCAGACTCAATCTCCATAAAAGTTTCTGAAGCTATCATGCACATGCAAGAGAACAGTGTGAGCATCTCAAGTAAG gtaTTTCAGGGTTGTGGGAACCCTCGTCCAACTCGTTCCAAGCGATCATCCAAAGACTCCGAAGGAAACCGGAGACCCTTCAGGACCTACACTCCCGAAGAGAAACCCACAACTGCTGCAGGCACCAATCTGGACCGACTG GTCACTGAGCTGAAGGAACGTCTCCGGCCCATGCAGGGCTTCTGGGTGTCCCTCCCACACACCATCTGCAGTGAGGAGAAGATGGCTGCCGACGTCACCAACGAGGACCGCTGCTGGAACGGGCAGACGCgggggag GTACTTACCAGATGTCACTGGGGATGGCCTCATCAATCAGATCAATAACCCCGAGGTGGAAGTGGACACAAGCCGGCCAGATGTTCGCACCAGACAGCTGATTATGGAGCTGCGCATGGCCTCGAATAAACTCAAACATGCTCTGACAGGACAAGATATGGACTTTGTGGACAATGAGG GTGAGGAGGGCAGCGGATCTGGAGGTGGAGAGCACATTGAAAGATACAATGACGACTGGCCAGGCTATGGACCACACTCTCCATCTTTCAACAAACCTCCACACAACTCTAACCCGGTGAAGCCCTCTCGGAACCGGGACAGAAACGGCTCCAAGTGGAACAAAAGTGGTCATGGCAGAGCCAAATCAGCATCCTGTCTGCCCACCCTCTCTGGGCTTCCTTTGTTGTGTCTGCCTTTTATGGCCAATATTGCCCCCATATGGAGATAG
- the LOC117377583 gene encoding integrin alpha-6-like: MVKKTSIAYLWIYSWIAGISCFNIETEHALQKHGDPDSLFGFSIAFHQQLSPTRKNLLLVGAPQSKHQHHENATGVVYKCELGDASQHCQPIQFDNEEFLDSKGINGQWMGVRVTSQGPGRNVMMCAHRYREWIPGQYVPHVLTGQCYLLGDDLRAGGEERTWRRVVCDSQHLLSRRMDHEWFAYCQQGHGATFAKDNTSVIFGAPGAYQWKGIVRMEPLDNTDIDSEDPRETGDVNQFNPKLIPLHRSSYLGFSIDTGLSLVRKGELTIVSGAPRGGYSGQVTFLKVDPVARKNLSVEFILSGPGLASSFGYDLAVVDLNGDGWDDLVVGAPQYFVKDGEVGGAVYIYINNKGTNWGHTKPIQLLGHTDSMFGLAVENIGDINQDGFGDIAVGAPYEGSGRVYIYCGSSKGINQKSAQVISPASDTVTLFGYSLSGNMDVDNNHYPDLAVGALSGTVFVYRAKPVVSISISLKVTPNTIDITKEQCQTQTCYFTAKACYRYTANLETFSPKLLLNYTFEADSERRKVRLSPRMDFLDPNRGLLELPAQNVEKCTTTRLKLVREITDKLRKIPISVTISLVSSSPSLQTSQSDLSPVLNLYQRKNAVSEITLINTGCGLDNVCQSQLAIEYKFCSVQKQKSKNVFKSLHRDNGLAVITPSDGDIALEITATNRNGDDAHQSGLSITLPDTLHYTTVYHTQAKSPVSCTANKKGTLINCELGNPLQRDGEVTFYVILATSGISLSTKHVNVTLLLETTSEQLIRPVEAFARVMFELKLQVHGLTRPSQVSMGESWKGESAINSLQEIGTPVQYEFRITNLGRPLKSFANISLNIFWPKENAVGKWLLYLTHISSKGVQPSLCSPATEINPLKEIKGWSDKQRRKRQVEGELEPLSTEDILFQPLKRTHKTLTCSDGLGCVEIRCPLHGLDSNAFIMLHSYLWNTTFTEDYSSLNYLEIVVDAALSLTQSPENIGLISDESVAKVKLTVFLEKEVEYLTKVAWWIILLTVIALLLLLVFATFIMCKYGPANFFSPNKKQNNEEQMEPLSNSSALPY; this comes from the exons ATGGTGAAGAAAACTAGTATTGCGTATCTTTGGATTTATTCTTGGATAGCTGGAATTTCATGCTTTAACATTGAGACTGAGCatgcactgcaaaaacatgGAGATCCGGATAGCTTGTTTGGATTTTCTATTGCCTTCCACCAACAGCTAAGTCCTACAAGGAAGAATCT TTTGTTGGTAGGAGCACCACAATCGAAACATCAACATCATGAGAATGCGACTGGTGTGGTTTACAAATGTGAGCTAGGGGATGCGTCACAGCACTGCCAGCCCATACAGTTTGACAATGAAG AGTTCCTTGATAGCAAAGGCATAAATGGCCAATGGATGGGAGTGAGAGTAACAAGTCAAGGTCCAGGGAGGAATGTAATG ATGTGCGCTCATCGGTACAGAGAGTGGATCCCGGGGCAGTATGTGCCTCACGTGCTGACTGGACAGTGCTACCTCCTGGGGGATGATCTGCGggcagggggagaagagaggacctGGAGGAGGGTAGTGTGTGACTCCCAACACCTCCTGAGCAGACGCATGGACCATGAATGGTTTGCATACTGCCAACAAGGTCACGGGGCAACTTTTGCAAAGGATAATACTTCTGTGATATTTGGAGCACCGGGGGCATACCAGTGGAAAG GAATAGTACGCATGGAGCCTTTGGACAACACGGATATTGACAGTGAAGACCCGCGTGAGACTGGAGACGTTAACCAGTTCAACCCAAAGCTCATTCCTCTTCACCGAAGCAGCTACTTAG GATTTTCTATTGACACTGGGCTGTCCTTGGTCAGAAAGGGTGAGCTGACCATAGTGTCGGGAGCACCCAGAGGAGGCTACAGTGGACAGGTGACATTTCTGAAAGTGGACCCTGTGGCAAGAAAGAACCTGTCTGTAGAGTTCATCTTATCTGGTCCCGGACTGGCCTCATCTTTTGGCTACGATTTAGCTGTAGTGGACCTGAATGGGGATGG GTGGGATGACTTGGTTGTTGGAGCACCACAATACTTTGTCAAAGACGGTGAGGTCGGAGGAGCagtgtatatttatattaacaATAAAGGAACAAACTGGGGGCATACAAAGCCCATTCAGCTACTGGGACATACAGACTCAATGTTTGGCCTCGCTGTGGAGAACATAGGAGACATCAATCAAGATGGATTTGGAG ACATCGCAGTTGGAGCACCATATGAAGGTTCTGGACGTGTTTACATTTACTGTGGATCGTCAAAAGGTATTAACCAAAAgtctgcacag GTAATTTCACCAGCATCAGATACAGTCACTCTGTTTGGCTATTCTTTGTCTGGTAATATGGACGTGGACAACAACCACTACCCTGACCTAGCTGTAGGAGCGCTCTCTGGAACAGTCTTTGTTTACAG AGCAAAGCCAGTTGTTAgcatctctatctctctcaaaGTAACACCAAATACAATTGATATAACAAAGGAGCAATGCCAAACACAGACTTG TTATTTTACAGCTAAAGCTTGCTATAGGTACACAGCAAACCTAGAGACATTCAGCCCCAAACTGT TGTTAAACTATACTTTTGAGGCCGACTCTGAGAGGAGGAAGGTTCGGCTCTCTCCTCGGATGGACTTCTTGGACCCAAACAGAGGACTGCTGGAACTACCTGCACAGAATGTGGAGAAATGTACTACCACCAGGCTCAAACTtgtg CGTGAAATCACAGACAAACTACGCAAGATTCCCATTTCTGTGACTATATCCTTGGTGAGCTCCTCCCCCAGCCTCCAAACCAGCCAATCTGATCTGTCTCCTGTGCTAAACCTCTACCAGCGGAAGAATGCTGTCTCTGAG ATTACTTTGATAAATACAGGCTGCGGTTTAGACAATGTATGCCAAAGCCAGTTAGCAATTGAATACAAGTTCTGCTCTGTACAGAAACAGAAAAGCAAGAATGTATTTAAATCACTCCAcag AGACAATGGGCTTGCTGTAATCACACCCTCTGATGGGGACATTGCATTGGAAATAACTGCCACAAACAGGAACGGAGATGACGCACATCAGAGTGGATTGAGCATCACACTGCCAGATACTCTGCATTACACCACTGTCTACCACACACAAGCA aaaagcCCAGTAAGTTGCACAGCTAACAAAAAAGGAACTCTGATCAACTGTGAACTGGGAAACCCACTGCAGAGAGATGGTGAG GTTACCTTCTATGTCATTCTTGCAACATCTGGCATCTCATTAAGCACAAAGCATGTTAACGTCACTCTTTTACTCGAAAC GACAAGTGAGCAGCTCATAAGGCCAGTAGAAGCTTTTGCCAGAGTTATGTTTGAATTGAAACTGCAGGTACATGG ACTCACCAGGCCCTCCCAAGTATCTATGGGTGAAAGCTGGAAAGGCGAAAGTGCCATCAATTCACTCCAGGAAATCGGGACACCTGTTCAGTATGAGTTTCGA ATAACAAATTTGGGTAGGCCACTCAAATCGTTTGCAAATATTTCGTTGAACATCTTTTGGCCCAAAGAAAATGCTGTGGGGAAGTGGTTGCTGTATTTGACTCATATAAGCAGTAAAGGTGTACAGCCCAGCCTATGTTCACCTGCTACTGAGATCAACCCACTCAAGGAAATCAAG GGCTGGTCTGACAAACAAAGAAGGAAACGTCAAGTAGAAGGTGAACTTGAACCACTGTCCACTGAGGATATCCTATTTCAGCCTCTGAAGAGAACACACAAAACTTTG acATGTTCAGATGGACTGGGGTGTGTGGAGATACGGTGCCCCCTACACGGTTTGGACAGCAACGCTTTCATTATGCTGCACTCATATTTGTGGAATACTACATTTACAGAG gatTATAGCTCATTAAATTACCTTGAAATCGTAGTGGATGCAGCTCTCAGTTTAACACAGTCCCCAGAGAATATTGGACTGATATCTGATGAGTCTGTAGCCAAG GTCAAACTAACAGTGTTCCTTGAGAAGGAAGTTGAATACTTGACCAAAGTGGCTTGGTGGATCATTCTTTTGACGGTCATTGCGTTGCTGCTGTTGCTGGTGTTTGCAACTTTTATCATGTGCAAG TATGGGCCTGCCAACTTCTTTTCTCCCAACAAGAAACAGAATAATGAAGAGCAGATGGAACCCCTGTCAAACTCTAGTGCACTTCCATATTaa